The genomic window ATGATTGGAGCTTCCGTGAAGGCCGGAATCGGCCTGGAAGTGCTGACGGTACTGAAAATCTAAGAGTGTGTGAATATTCTGGTCTGCCACGAAGACGATATCTGCGCCCTTGCCGCCTTCTCCGCCGTCAGGCCGGCCATATCTGCATGACCTGTCGCGAAACAGAGAATTACATCCATCGCCGCCGTCTCCGGCTTTGATATAGATTTTGGCCTCGTCTACGAACACTTGTTCCTATCCGCTTTTAGATCAAGACTTCTTCGATAATATAACGCTTACGATCCTTCTGGGATCGAACTCAACACGGCCGTCAACAAGAGCAAAAAGTGTGTGATCTGTCGCAACGCCAACGTTCGCGCCTGCTTTGAAACTCATACCCCTCTGCTTAAGAATTATATTGCCGGCTTTGACCGTCTGGCCTTTGAATTTTTTAACACCAAGTTTCTTTGGCTGGCCGTCGCGGCCATTAACTACATGTGCCATTGTATCCTCACCCTTCCTTTATATCTATCGATTTTACCCTAAGCCTCAAAAGATCCTGGCGATGGCCTATCTTCTTCTTTTCTGATTTACGCTTCTTGTACTTAAAAGCGATCAACTTGTCGCCTCTGACAAAGCCAAGAAATTCACAGGTAACATGCGCACCTTTTAGGTACGGCGTCCCGACGTGAACAGTGTTGCCTTCCTTGGCAATCAGTACCTTGTCAAGCTTTACCGGGCTACCTTGCTTAACATCAAGTTTCTCTACCAAAATTATGTCATCTTTGGCTACTTTGTATTGTTTTGAACCTGTCTCAATTACAGCGTACATTGCATTTCTCCTTGTAGTTAGGCGGTATACTATATCACAACCGCCCTAATTCGTCAAGCGTTTCAAGGGGGCCCCTCTTTTTAACCCAAGCCTACAGTTACGGTCAGTACAAGCCAACTAAAAGATTTCTCCTTCTCATGCAGGCGGTTACTTTGGCGGTCGCCTTCCGCTTGCCGTCCCGCCATATTAGGCATATGGCGGGACTGTGGAAAAATTTTGATGGCCGTCCAACCTGCCAACATTTGAACGCTGGCGCAGTTTGTCCGGCCGTTCTAAATCGCCCTAAGGTATCAAAATTTTTAACAGTCGCTCCAGGCTAGACCGCCAAAGTTCCGCCTGCGACATGTAGTAATAAAATTTTCTCCCATATCTATATGGTCCCCGAGGGATGGGGTATTGAGCTGAAAATCTTTACGGGTGGCGAGGGATAAGCCTTGAGGGTGGGTTCAATAAAGCGGCGAGTGCCTGCCGGTAGGCAGGCTAAGCGGCGGCCTATTCCCTATACACCATGCTCGCCTAATATCCAAAAATCCTCAAAGCGTCACCCGCAATTGATATCCATAATGAGACAGGGAAGTTTTATGCGGTACGAGTTGATAATAAACCTAAGCCTGCGGTTATGGGAAGCACAATAAAAATGTTAGGTCTTTTGTGATGACGAAAAACGGTTAAAAAGGGCCGAGGATGTCCGAGGCCCCGTTTAGGGGCCGAGTTCCGCAGGCCCCCGTTTTTATCCTGAACAAAAGACCGACCCGGAACGAAGTGAAGGGTAACATTTTTCCTGCCACCTATACATGACTATCTTACATACTTATTTAGGTGGCTTGTGCTGACCGTAACTGTAGGCTTAGGTTTGGATCCCGCAAGGTAACCCATTCCTCAGGGGCCGCTGCGAGCTTACCTCTTCTCGTCGATACGCACTTCTTCCATGTGCTGGTTTGGGTCCTCGATTATACGGATATACTTGTGGAAACGCCTTTCAAGCGGTTTTATCATGTTCTTATCGGGTGTGGATACATATGAGGCCACGGTGGGGTGAAGCGATACGAATATCTCCCTTGCCCTTGTCTGCGCTAAGACGCGCGCCAGCTGCCTTGTCAGGTTGGCCGCAACCGTTGCCGCGGATTTTATCGTGCCGCGGCCACTACAATATGGGCACTTCTGATAGCTCTTGCCCTCCACGCTGCGCCTTGCGCGCTGCCTGGTCATTTCAACCAAACCTATGCTTGAAATATTAAGTATTTTGGTCTTTGCCTTGTCGTTCTCAAGAGCTGCCTCCAGGGCCTTGGATATAGCTTTCCTGTGGCCTGAAAATTCCATATCAATAAAATCTATTATTATGATGCCGCCTATGTCACGCAGTTTTAGCTGCCTGGGAACCTCGTTGGCCGCCTCAAGATTTGTCTTAAAAGCGGTCTCTTCCAGATTCTTATGCCCTACGGACTTTCCGGAGTTTACATCTATCGCCACCAGGCTTTCGGTCTCATCAAACACCAAATATCCGCCGCTTTTAAGATGGACTATTCTTGAATATATCTTCTCTATATGCTTCTCTATGTCATACTTTTCGAATAGAGGGACTCTCTCCTTATAAAATTTCAGGCGAGATCTTAGCTGGGGTGACGTCATCGCGAGAAATCTCGATATTCTCCTGAAATCATTCTTCGAGTCTATCTCAAGCTTTATAACATCTTCGGTAAACATATCGCGGGCAACCCTTAAGACCATGTCATACTCCGCATGTATTATCTGCATCGGCTTTGCTTTTTTTGCCCTATGCTTTATATTCTGCCATAGCCTTATCAAATAGCGGGTCTCGCGGAAAAAATCCTTCTGACTCGCGCCTATAGCGGCCGTCCTTACGATAAAGCCTACGTCCTGGGGCAGCTTCAGCTCTTCTATGATCTTGCGGATCCTGTCACGTTCCTTGTGGTCCTCTATCCTCTTCGATATGCCTATACGGTTATCGAACGGCATCAATACAAGGAATCTGCCGGGAATAGATATATGAGTGGTAAGACGCGCGCCCTTTGTGCTTATGGGCTCTTTTACTATCTGAACGAGCACTTCGTCGCCTTTTTTTAATACCGCGGCTATGGACTGCTTCTTCTCTTCTTTCTTCTCCGGGAATATGCCGGCCTCTTCGTCGAGAAGCCTGTCAAAATTCGAAGCGTCTTTTTCAACATCCGAAACATAGAGAAAGCCGTTCTTCTCAAGACCGATATTAACAAACGCCGCGTCTATGCCCGGAAGCACGGACTCGACTTTACCTTTATAAATATTACCGACGAGGTTTACCGAATTCTGCCCCTCGACGTTGTAATCTTCTACCTTTTTGTTGTCGATGACGACCAGCCTCTTTTCATTGTGGTCGACATTAATATATATTTCTTTTGGCATATATTTTCTTAAAACTCCTTAATCTCTTTTATCCTGACCCCTGCCGGCAATTTATTATTCAGGGACTGCCTGATTATATCCGCGGGGATTCTTTCGGACATATCTACTACCAATTCTTCGGACTCACTCTCTACTCCTAATTTCAACGCCCTTGAAATGCTTATCTTTAAATGCGGGCTAAAACCTTGCGTTATCGCCACTGGAAGGCCGGCCCTGCGCAACGCTCTACCGAATAATCTCATCAGGTCCAGATGAGAAATAAAGCGCATGTCGCCGGTCTTCGAAAATATCGCGTTCAATTTCATGTAATTTACCTGTCATGATCATCCCCGCCTATAATGCACTGCTTGATTTGCGGCGGGGTCCCGCCGCCATACAGATATCATACTACAGGCGGGAAAATACTATCGCCGGTACCATCTTGTCCGGCACCGGCACTTAAAATCTTATCCTGCCAAACCAAAAACCGCCAAAACCTAATTTACTCTTCTCTTCTTGACGGTCTTCTGCCACTCTTCCTGTGTCAGGTTATAGTTAGGCACATACGTCCTGCTTGCCAATGGGACATCCGGCAGGTCGACGCCTCTTTTAATGAGCCGGACCGTCACGAAAAATATCAATTCTGTCTTCTGCTTTGTTTTCTCTTTCTTGCATACAAGCAAACCTATAAAAGGCACATCGCCGAGCATATCCCCTAAAAACGGGATCGGCTTTTTAACGTCAACTACATTCTCTTTTATAAGGCCGCCGATAAATATCGTATCATTATTTCTTATCATGACCTTTGTATTCGCCTGTCTCGAAGCGAAGACCGGCGCGACAATACCATTTGCCGCGTCTATAGTGTCATACTTAACAAGGTCGCTTATTTCCGGAATGACATCCACGACTATCTGACCATTTTCGTTTATATGCGGCGTGACTTTTAATTTTACCCCGAGATCTTTCGCTTCATAACCGGTAATCTCCATCTTGCCTGTTATCGCGTTTCTTTCATACTTTGGCATATTCAAAGTCTGCCCGACGAGAATATTGGCCTCGGTATTGTCGAGAGTGGCTATGCGCGGGTTTGAAACGACCTCGGTATCGGAGCGCTGTTTTAATAATTCCAGCACGGCCTGAAATTGTGAAAAATCGAGCGTGCCGAACCTGAATGTGTCCTTAAATAGATCCTGGGAATAGTCCACAAATGGGAACCCTTTGGCATAGCCGGTAGCTGGCGGAGGAGTAAGAGACCCCGGCCCGCCCGGATAGGCCGCAGGTGTGGTTGTGGTCGTGGTGCCACCCGCTGTCACGGCAGTAGCTGTATTTCCGGTCTGCACTAAAGGCGAATATTGGTCAAGCCATTTAAGCCCTGTCCCCGCGCCAAAATAATTAAACGGAGCGGTAATAGGCCTTTTGGCTCCGCTGACTTCAAACTTTATATTCCAGTCTATGCCAAGTTTTTCATCATCGCCCAAAACGGTTTCAATAACACGCGCTTCTATCAAAACCTGATCGGTCTCTTTATCCAACTTCTGGATTATCTCACCTATCTTGTAAACGTTTGTAGGAATATCTGTAACTACTATTATGTTTGTCCTGTCGTCATATTTTACCTTGCCCTTACTGCCGACAATCTTTTTTATAGCAGCTACCACATCTTTTGCTTTGCCGTAATTCAAAGCGAATGTCTGCGTCACAACCTCTTCCTGTTTCAATTTATCGAGCGTTACCACGCGTATTATATCGCCTTCTCTTTCGTAAGCGAAGCCGTAATTTCTGGTTATTATATCAAGCGCCACCTTCCAGGGCTTATTGGTAAGCTTCAAATCTATTATGCCTTTGACGTCGGGAGCGGCTACTATATCAACACCAGATACTTCGGAGATGTAGGCAAGCACAGTCCTTACATCGGCGCCTTTAAAATTCACCGTCACGTTACCGGGATCGATGATGGCCTGCTCCTCCTGTGCCGGCACGGCAGGCTTGACTTCTTCGACAACAGGCTTCTGCACAGCATCACTTTGTGACTGCGCTTGGGCCTTGGGCTGCTCAACCGGCGCCTGCGGCTGCTGCTGGGCCTTTACAGCAGACTCCTGTGTAGACAGGACCTTATCCTCTGCCAGGGAAATATTGACAATAAATAACGCGATTAAAACAATTGAAGCCGTCTTCTTCATCTTCTATTTAATCTTTCTCTTTTTGGAGAGAACCCTCTTCTTGTCCTGACTAAGCTCATAAGTGGGTTTATACGCTTTTTCCGGATTCGGAACTTCACTTAATTCTTGCCCCGGCTTCATCAGCCTTACGGTTATGAAGAATATCAATTCAACTTTCTGCCTTATCTTATCTTTTTTCGTGAAGAGTAATCCCAGGTAAGGAACATCCCCGAGAAGGTCTCCGACAAAAGGAAGCTTCTTCTTTGAGTCGATTATATTCTCTTTTATCATGCCGCCTATGAATATAGTGTCGCCGTCCCTTATCATGACCTTTGTATTTGCCTGACGCGATGAAAATACGGGAGCAACTATGCCGCTTGAGGCGTCGAGCGTATCATATCTTACAAAATCGCTTATCTCGGGAGCGAGCTCTACAACTATCTCATCCTTCTCATTTATGTGAGGCACGACTTTTAATTTTATCCCCAGATCCTTCGCGTCATAACCCGATATCTCCATTTTACCCGTCGTAGAATTTCTCTCATACTTAGGAAGATTTATCGTCTGTCCAACTATAATATTTGCCGGATTATTATTTAATGTCGCTATGCGCGGATTTGAAACTATATTCGTATCAGACCTGGATTTTATCATCTCCAGCACGGCTTTGAATTGTGAAAAATCGAGCGTCCCAAATGTAAAAGTATCCTTGAATATATCCTGGGTGTAATCAATGTATGGGAATCCTTTAGACCCGGCGGTGCCCGGAGTCCCTACCGTGCCCAAAGCGTCTATTGGATATGGAGGAGTGGTATTAGCGCCGCTTGCGCCCGTAGTGGTAGTAACTGTATTTGTTGTGCCAGACTGGGTCAGAGGATAAAAATTCTCGATAAGGCGGCTGTCTGCACCATAATAATTAAACGGCGCTGTTATCGGCCTCTTGGCGCCGCTCGCGGTAATCTTTATGTTCCAGTCTATTCCGAGCTTTTCGCTGTCGCCCAAAACAGTCTCAAGAACCCTGGCCTCTATAAGCACCTGGCTCGTCTCTTTATCGAGCCTTTGCACTATCTGGCCTATCTTGTAAACATTCGTCGGTATATCGGTGACGATGACCATATTGGTCCTGTCGTCATGCATTACACTGCCTCTGTCTCCTACGATATCCTCCACGGAACTTACTATATCTTTCGCCTTTCCATAATTTACCTTAAAGGCCTGGGTTGTAACTTCCTCCTGCTTTAATTTATCTATCGTCACAACGCGTATTATATCGCCTTCTCTTTCGTAAGCGAAGCCGTAATTTCTCACTATTATATCGAGTGCCACCTTCCAGGGTTTGTTCGAAAGTTTTAGATCTATAATTCCTTTGACATCCGGAGCGGCGACTATATCAATACCCGCAACTTCGGATATGTAGGACAGCACTGTCTTTATATCCGCGCCTTTGAAATTAACGGTTACATTGCCCGGTTCTATCTTAACAGACTCGTCAAGCGCTTCTTCTTCGGCTTCAGATTCTTGCGCGGGTATGGCGGCGGTAGCAACTGCATCTTTAGGTTTTTCCGATGAGGCAGGTTCTGCTTGAGGCTTAACTTCAGCAGGCGTATTTTTAGCGGTTTCTTCCGCTAATAAGCCATGCACGGCTACAGTTAAAACAAATGTAAAAACAACTAAAAATATTTTATTTTTTATTGCCCGCATTCTCTTTCTCGGGTTCCTGCAAAGTTAAAGCATAATCCCGGCCTTCTATCGAAAGGTCCACCTGCTTACGGGATATCTTTTTTATCAAAAGGGCGCCAAATTTGTCTTTCTCTTTGACCATCTGGCCGTTTATTATAGCCACCTGTCTACCGCCGATACCGGTAGCTATACCCTCGAGCCTCAAATCGTCAAAGGATACCACAGTCTCGAGGCCTGCACCGGCGCTTCTCTCCTGTCCTATTAGAGGAACGAACGGATCTCTCTTGCCTCTGGAATCATAAATAAATCCATCGCTTAAGCTATCCGCGCACCAGATATATGGCGCCGGAATGGATAAAAATACTATTACCAAGAGAGTATACACTATTGTCTTATACATTGCACACTTTATTATTCAGCAGGCAGTACATAGGTATATACCATCAACTCCACATCATGCCTCTTCGGCATCGCGGAGTTTGCCTTTATGCTGATATCCACTATTTTCATGAATCTGTCGCCATTTTCAAGATTATTCAGGAAACGGCCGAGTTCATGATAACCTGATTTCGCGGTAATTAAAATCGGTATCTCCTGATATACGGAGATCTTCTTTTCTTTTTGAAGCTTCATAGTTATGGGCGTTATACCTATAATCGTTATATTGGCGTTCCTGGCCATCTTCGAGAGGTCTTCCAGCAGGCTCGGTATCTCTTGCTGGGCAGGAAGCTTCTTTTCGTATAACTCTATCTTCTCGTTGTATTCCCCCACTTTCTTTCTCAGTATATCTTTTTGGGCTATCAAAGACTTTGCTTCCTTCAGATCCGTCCTCATACCAATGGTCTTTCCTATTACAACTACATCATTCGTAACCCTGGGTAGAAAAACATAGTATATATAAAGAATGAATACAGTGGCGGACAGCAATATGATCAGTGTGGTGGTCTGCGTCTTTTTGTCCTTAAAGTCGATATTTTTGAAATCTATATTTTTTATATTAAAAGCCATATCTGCTACCTTATTTTAAAGAGGCATGTTATCTTAAAACTCATGACTTCCTGTCCGGATACCTGCTCTCTTTTTATGCTGCCAAGTTCTATATCGCTAAAATCGGAATAAAACGAGGGGTTCTCCTTGAGATTCTTTATGAAGCGCCCTATAAGGGCCGTGCCTTCCTCTCCCATGCTGGAAGCCGCCCCGGATATAATGAGATATCTTTCAACGACTTTTTCCATAGCCTGCCTGCCTTCCGCGCCGTCTTTGCCTTTCGACGTGTTATTACCGGAGGCCCTGGGCCTTTCTACCAACTTTTCGTCGTATTCCAGCTGCGTGATCCATACACCGGGCGTTGTTGAATCACTTAAGTCATTCAGCTTTTTCGTCCAACTGAATCGCTTTACCATCAATTCATCTATTGCCGACACTTTCCTGCTCATCTTGGATATCTGCGCCTGCAGCTTGTCCGCCTCTTGCTTCTGGGGCAGCATCTTGTTGTAACCCTTCTCCATTGAGTTAAAAATGATACTGCCGAGAAATCCCAAGCCGAATACCAGCACCTGTATAGCGACAAATATGACCGCCGCGACTATAGCTATCCTGACAAAAAGGATCTTCTGGAGATCTATATTCATAACATCTATTTTAGATGCCGAACGTTTCTTCTTTTTTAACTCTTCCGGCAATAAATTTATCTCTATCATATATTTTTACCTTATCGCGAGGCCGACGGCCACCGCAAAAGACCTGCTCATCTTTTTTATAAGATCCGCGTTCTGTGTTACTCTGGATGTGTCGAGAAATTGCGTCGGATCCCACAAGAATGGTTTTGACTCGAATGCTTCATGGAAAGCGCCTTCCAGGCCCACAAGATCGGAAGTGCCGCCGGAAAGATATATCTCATCAATGCCCATGCCGGACTGGTTCTCATAATAACTGAATGAGAGCCTCATCTCATCAAGAAGATTATTAAGCATGCTTTTAGTGCAACTCACCACATCCGGCGCCTTATCTTTGGGCGCTATCTTTATGTTTTCCGCGCCTGCCGGATCAAGGTTAAGGCCCTTGGAAATAACATTATTAAAATCCGCGCCGCCTATAGCGACGTCTCTGGAGAAGTGCAGCACACCGTCTCGAACTATACTGACATTTGTCAGGCCCGAGCCTATGTTGAGAAGCGCCGCCGTCTTGTTCGTATCGTGATTATTGAAATTTTTTAAAAACGAATTCGCGATGGCGAATGTATCCACATCTACGATCCTTACGTCCAGGCCACCGGCCTCGGCAATTGCTATCTTGCCCATAACGAGTTCTTTTTTGACAGCGACAAGCAGCATATCAAGCTTATTCTCTTTTTCATCCTTCTTCAAAACCTGGTAATCTATTATGCAGTCGTCTATCGCAAACGGGATATACTTTTCCGCCTCGAATTTTATCGCCCCTTTTAATTCGTCCTCTCTCATCTTTGGCATCGAAACAAACCGTACTATTGTCGAAGGTCCCGATACGGACACACTGACTTCTTTAGATGATATCTTTGATTCTTCAATCAGTGATTTGATGGATTCTACGAGAGTCTCTTTTGATGGGTTGGGAAGTTTCTTCAGGCCTATATGCGCCAAGATAGACTTACCTTCGAGGTTTTCTATCTCGACTATCTTTACCGCGGAACTTCCGATATCAAGGCCTATCCTATTCTTAGGCTTGGTCTGGAAGCTTTTTTTAAAATCAAAACTAAACATATTAATTAGCCAATTTATGGCCTTCACTTTCAAGGCTGCAGGAAACTTGCGGTGTTTCTCCCACGGTATGTAAAGTATATGCCCCGCCAGCAGGGCATTCCTTTTTTCCGCCTTGCGTAAAATTATTGTATATATCGTCTTCGTCCACACCTGATATCGCGGTTCCGGCCGGTATCTGTCTTTCGAGTGCCCATTGGTCTATTGCGCCGCTTATCTTATCGAGATTGGCTATGCATATGGTCTTCTGTGAGTTAATTCTTATTGTGATGAAGGTTGGGATGGCTATGGCGAGTATAAGCGCGATAATTGCCACGACGCACAATATCTCTACGAGAGTGAAGCCTTTATTTGGGTTAATACGCATAAATAATAAAACAATATTATCATGATAGAAGATAAAAGTCAAGGCGACGCAACAAAATAAAAACCCCGCGCTTAAAAGCACGGGGTTTTTAAGTACTAACTTCCAAACTGTCTATAAATTACAACGTATGCCCGGCTGTTCCGTTAGGACAAACGGGATCCGCATTTAAGGCAGCTGGAATAGCATAAGCAACGCCGTTGCATGCCGGCCATACTCTTATATAGCCAGGCACGAGCTGGGCCTGGGTTGGAGGAACCGCCAAACCAAGATCAAGCGCAGCAACCTGTATGCCCCCCTGAATCTGCTTCAGGTTCGCTATACAAGCGTTTCTCTGTGCGGTTGTTCTCGCGTTCACGAAGTTCGGAATGGCTATTGCCGCCAATAGACCTATAATTGCAACTACTATCATTATTTCCACTAATGTAAAGCCTTTTCTTCTTAACATGTCACTCACCCCCCTTCTTCACTTTTTATAAGGATGCACTTGGAGTATATATAAATAAAAAAAACTCCAAAAAGACCCAATTTCAAAGCTTCCTTTTTGTTAACTTAGGCCTAGTTGGAGAACTTATATTCCCATTAAACTATATATAATGGCATTTTAAAGATAATATCCCCTTCAAGACCTTACACAAGAAGTATACCCTATAAATGCCGCTTTGTCAAGATAGGCAATAAATGCCTATCCGCCGCCCATTATGGATGTAACCTTAAATATAGGCAGAAACATACATATAACCACGGTCCCTATTACGATGCCTAAGAACGCTATTATGAGAGGCTCTATCAGGCTGGTAAGCCCGCTTACAGCCGCGTCAACCTGCTCATCGTAAAAATCGGCTATTTTTGTCAACATCTTCTCAAGCTGGCCCGACTGTTCTCCGACAGAGATCATCCTGACAACCATGGGAGGGAATAATTTCGACCTGGCTAACGGCTCTGCCACGCTTTCCCCCTCGCGAACATTGTTCTTCACAGTATCAACGGCCATTTCTATGGCTCTATTTCCCGCTGTTTTACCCACTATATCCAGGGAATTCAGTATGGGAACGCCGCTTTTTATCAGTGTGGAAAGGGTTCTTGTAAACTTACTTATCGCGACTTTCTTAAATAACACGCCAAATATCGGCATTTTCAGCAGCAACGAATCATATACGAGCCTTCCTTTTTCGGTCCTGACGAATCTAATGGCGAAGAAAGCTATAATAACAACCGCACCTACGATAGCCGGAAAGTAATATCTTATGGCATCGCTTATGCCTATCATTATCATGGTTGGTTTTGGCAATGCCGCGCCGAATCCCGCGAATATCTCTTTGAATATCGGTATGACCTTAAGAAGCAAAACCAATGTTATGGCTACTGCCATGCCGCTTACAACAGCCGGATATACAAGGGCCGATCCTATCTTTTTTTGCAGAGCGCTGGTCTTTTCAAGATATGCGGCTAACCTATCCAATATCTCATCAAGCATACCGCTGGACTCACCCGCCTTTACCATGCTTACAAATAATGGCGAGAATGCTTTCTTATGTTTAGATAAAGCGTCCGATAAGCTGGAGCCGGTTTCGATGTCATTTCGTATCTTAAGTATCATGGCGCCAAATGTTTTGTTTTCCATCTGCTCGCCCAGTATATCAAGCGCCCCGACTAAAGGTATACCTGCGTCGACCATCGTGGCAAGCTGTCTTGAGAAGACCACGAGATCGTCTATCTTTATCTTCTTGCCCTTGAATAGCGAAAAAGACTTGGAAAATTTCGGGAGGGCTTCATCTACAGAAACTATTATAAGGCCTTTTTTACGCAGAGTATCCACTGCCTGCGCGCGGTCCGGAGCCTCAAAGGAACCGTTTACGGTTTTTCCGGAATTATCTTTAGCTGCATATTTAAAATTGGGCATCCTCTTAATCCTCCGACGTGACTCTTAAAACCTCTTCCAATGTTGTAACACCCATGATGCAGTTTTCAACGGCGTTATCTCTCAAGGTCATCATCCCTTTTTCTTTGACCGCGTAATCCTTTATTTCATCGCTCGACGCCTTCTTCATTATCATGCTTCTTACAGGATCATCTATTAACAGCGCCTCGAGTATGGCTATTCTCCCATAGTAACCGGTGTCGTTACATCGCGGACATCCCCTGCCTTTGTAAAAAGTCTTTACGGATCTGGTCTTCATTTCCCCTGATTCCAGGCCCAGCCTTTCTAAAACGTCCTGGGGTATCGCCATCTCCTCTTTGCAATTTTCGCAAATCTTTCTCATAAGACGCTGCGCTGACGCGAGTATTAAGCTTGACGCCACAAGAAACGGCTCTACTCCCATATCTATCAACCTGGTTATGGCTCCGGCAGAATCATTTGTATGCAAAGTGCTCAATATAAGTTGACCCGTAAGAGACGCTTTAATGGCTATATCGGCTGTTTCAAAATCACGTATTTCTCCCACCATTATTATATCCGGGCTTTGTCTTAACACGCTCTTTAAGCCCGTCGCGAACGTCAGGCCTATCTCGGGCCTGGCGGGTATCTGTGTAATCCCTTCGGTTTCATACTCGACGGGATCTTCCAATGTTATTATATTGCGCTCCGCCACATTAAGCTGGCTTATTATTGAATACAGCGTTGTAGATTTGCCGCTTCCGGTCGGGCCGGTAACCAGTATCATTCCATAAGGCCTGGCGAGGGCTGTTTTAAAAGTTTCTAAAGGCTGCGGTAAAAATCCTAATTTTTCCAACCCTATATTTATGCTCGACTTGTCCAGTATCCTCAATACCACCTTGCCGCCAAAAGTTATCGGCAGCACCGATACTCTGAAGTCTATCTCTTTGCCTTCAAAGCTTATCTTAAAGCGTCCGTCCTGCGGCAGGCGTGTTTCAGTGATGTCAAGCTTAGACATTATCTTAAGGCGCGCGAGTACCGCGTTCTGGTTTTTTTTAGGTAAAGTAAAGACGTCGTGAAGGCTTCCGTCTATCCTGTATCTGACCTTTAAGAATTTTTCGTTTGGTTCGATATGTATATCACTGGCTCTCTTCTTTATAGCTTCGTTAAGAATAAGGCTCACCACTTTTACTATCGGCGCCTTTTGGCTCTCTTCCGTTACCTCGCTGACATCTATCCTCTCCTCCTCAACGATCTCCACGTCATCACCCGGCTTTACCTCTTCAAGTATTTTAGATATCTCCTGAGTCTGCGCAGTTGTGCCATAATACGAATTTATCGCGTCTTTTATTTCGCTTTCCTGAGCGATAACAA from Candidatus Omnitrophota bacterium includes these protein-coding regions:
- the pilM gene encoding type IV pilus assembly protein PilM; the encoded protein is MFSFDFKKSFQTKPKNRIGLDIGSSAVKIVEIENLEGKSILAHIGLKKLPNPSKETLVESIKSLIEESKISSKEVSVSVSGPSTIVRFVSMPKMREDELKGAIKFEAEKYIPFAIDDCIIDYQVLKKDEKENKLDMLLVAVKKELVMGKIAIAEAGGLDVRIVDVDTFAIANSFLKNFNNHDTNKTAALLNIGSGLTNVSIVRDGVLHFSRDVAIGGADFNNVISKGLNLDPAGAENIKIAPKDKAPDVVSCTKSMLNNLLDEMRLSFSYYENQSGMGIDEIYLSGGTSDLVGLEGAFHEAFESKPFLWDPTQFLDTSRVTQNADLIKKMSRSFAVAVGLAIR
- a CDS encoding prepilin-type N-terminal cleavage/methylation domain-containing protein, whose product is MLRRKGFTLVEIMIVVAIIGLLAAIAIPNFVNARTTAQRNACIANLKQIQGGIQVAALDLGLAVPPTQAQLVPGYIRVWPACNGVAYAIPAALNADPVCPNGTAGHTL
- a CDS encoding type II secretion system F family protein; amino-acid sequence: MPNFKYAAKDNSGKTVNGSFEAPDRAQAVDTLRKKGLIIVSVDEALPKFSKSFSLFKGKKIKIDDLVVFSRQLATMVDAGIPLVGALDILGEQMENKTFGAMILKIRNDIETGSSLSDALSKHKKAFSPLFVSMVKAGESSGMLDEILDRLAAYLEKTSALQKKIGSALVYPAVVSGMAVAITLVLLLKVIPIFKEIFAGFGAALPKPTMIMIGISDAIRYYFPAIVGAVVIIAFFAIRFVRTEKGRLVYDSLLLKMPIFGVLFKKVAISKFTRTLSTLIKSGVPILNSLDIVGKTAGNRAIEMAVDTVKNNVREGESVAEPLARSKLFPPMVVRMISVGEQSGQLEKMLTKIADFYDEQVDAAVSGLTSLIEPLIIAFLGIVIGTVVICMFLPIFKVTSIMGGG
- a CDS encoding prepilin-type N-terminal cleavage/methylation domain-containing protein, whose translation is MRINPNKGFTLVEILCVVAIIALILAIAIPTFITIRINSQKTICIANLDKISGAIDQWALERQIPAGTAISGVDEDDIYNNFTQGGKKECPAGGAYTLHTVGETPQVSCSLESEGHKLAN
- a CDS encoding GspE/PulE family protein, producing the protein MAESLKDKLTDILIKGNLLKKKDLDKALEIQKTSGGSLGKILVDKGFVSQKSLVVAMSSHLDIPPIDLAKYKIDKELLRLIPEKVARQYTLLPLSKIGNVLTVVISDPLNVFAIDDVKMMTHFKIDLVIAQESEIKDAINSYYGTTAQTQEISKILEEVKPGDDVEIVEEERIDVSEVTEESQKAPIVKVVSLILNEAIKKRASDIHIEPNEKFLKVRYRIDGSLHDVFTLPKKNQNAVLARLKIMSKLDITETRLPQDGRFKISFEGKEIDFRVSVLPITFGGKVVLRILDKSSINIGLEKLGFLPQPLETFKTALARPYGMILVTGPTGSGKSTTLYSIISQLNVAERNIITLEDPVEYETEGITQIPARPEIGLTFATGLKSVLRQSPDIIMVGEIRDFETADIAIKASLTGQLILSTLHTNDSAGAITRLIDMGVEPFLVASSLILASAQRLMRKICENCKEEMAIPQDVLERLGLESGEMKTRSVKTFYKGRGCPRCNDTGYYGRIAILEALLIDDPVRSMIMKKASSDEIKDYAVKEKGMMTLRDNAVENCIMGVTTLEEVLRVTSED